Part of the Triticum urartu cultivar G1812 chromosome 2, Tu2.1, whole genome shotgun sequence genome, GAGGCCGCGGTAACGCCGGAGGCATGCACCACCACCGCATCCTCTTCGACAAGTACCATCCCGGCTACTTCGGCAAGGTCGGTATGCGCTACTTCCACAAGCTCAGCAACAGGTTCTACACCCCGACGGTCAACGTCGAGAGGCTCTGGTCCATGGTGCCGTCCGAGAAGGCGGCCGAGGCCGGCGGCGACAAGGCCCCCGTGGTCGACGTCTCGCAGTTCGGCTACTTCAAGGTGCTCGGCAAGGGGATGCTGCCGGAGAAGCCCATCGTCGTCAAGGCCAAGCTCATCTCCAAGATCGCAGAGAAGAAGATCAAGGCCGCCGGCGGCGCTGTCGTGCTCGTTGCCTAGGGTTCTGTTTGCGACCGTGCCTTGAGATCTATTATATCTGAACTATTAGTTGTTTCCCGTACCAGCAATTTGTGTTGAACAAGACATCGTTAGTTTGTTATCCTGGTTCCTGTGTGGTAAACCAACATCTTATGAGAATTTTGCGCTATGTTATGCCAGTTTATATCAGACGAGTTATCCATATCTGTGCTCCTATTTATGTTTCGTTTGATCTGTGTTAATCGTTATCAATCCCTAATGCATATACTGTTATTTGCTATGGTGCATCACCATAAGATTCTATGCCTGCTAGTCATCTTAACTTTATGATTCTATGCCTGCTAGTCATGTGAACTGTATGATTCTATGCCTGCTTGTGCTTGTCATGTGACATGTGAACTGTATGATTTTGATTTGCACTATGTTATGCTTTGTTTTCTCTTTGTTAATCTTGTTTGCTTGCTTGATGACATTGAACTTGATGTCTGTAGGAGGTTGTTTGTAGACATACTCATAGTTAACATGATGCAGTAGTTTGTCTTTGGAATTCCTAGCAGGTACTTTAGTTTTGGATTGCATCTTCCTTCTAAATTTACTTGACTAGTTTAGTGCCACCTCATGAGTTAAATAAACACCTGGAGTAAGCTATTGTGCTGTAATTGTTGTGCCATTGTGTGAAGTATTGATATCCATTTGCATCTAAGCTGAAGTGGCTACATGTTCTTTGAGAAATCTTCCTTTGATGCCATCTGTCTACTTCGTATTTGCTAGAATGAGGTTTGTTTTCTTTATGGGTGTTTGATTTTTTTGCTTGCTGTGGCACCTGATGCGTAGCAGCTGTTCTACCTGTCGAGCTTTGTATGATCTAGCATTTGTTACTGTATTTCCCAGAGTGCATTAGTACAAGATTATGTTTCTGCTAGTTTCAGAAAGATGTTTATAAACTACTATGAATGTTCAGGTTCATGCAGTCATACATCTGTTCTCCCATATACTCGCCTGTATCTGGACGATGCTTCACCCTGGCTTTAAGAAACTTTGAAGTACTTGCAAAGCAGGTGAAGCTATCCAATCGTGCTATTCTGTGTATGGATATTCATTTGCTGCCTACATGTTCATCTTATCGTGTGTGTGATCATGTTTGATGTGTTTGCTTGTCTGTACAGCTTGCTGCAATTGCCTGATCGATCTTTAGAGCTCCTTTGATTCACAGGGTTTATTTGAACTAC contains:
- the LOC125536327 gene encoding 60S ribosomal protein L27a-3-like, with the translated sequence MTTRFKKNRKKRGHVSAGHGRVGKHRKHPGGRGNAGGMHHHRILFDKYHPGYFGKVGMRYFHKLSNRFYTPTVNVERLWSMVPSEKAAEAGGDKAPVVDVSQFGYFKVLGKGMLPEKPIVVKAKLISKIAEKKIKAAGGAVVLVA